One region of gamma proteobacterium HIMB55 genomic DNA includes:
- a CDS encoding succinate dehydrogenase, hydrophobic membrane anchor protein (PFAM: Succinate dehydrogenase/Fumarate reductase transmembrane subunit~TIGRFAM: succinate dehydrogenase, hydrophobic membrane anchor protein), translating to MVTQVTSFSRNGLSDWLIQRVSSLIMLAYFLFIGYQIANGIDYTSWRELHDSTAMKVFTLLAIGAYVSHAWIGLWTVFTDYLTEYMLGSIGNVVRPVLQIAVVLTLVVYAIWVIQVIWG from the coding sequence GTGGTAACGCAGGTAACCAGTTTTAGTCGTAACGGTTTATCGGACTGGCTCATCCAGCGAGTCAGCTCGCTGATCATGCTGGCATATTTTTTGTTCATTGGTTACCAGATCGCTAATGGGATTGACTACACTTCCTGGCGCGAGCTGCACGACTCAACCGCAATGAAGGTTTTCACGCTGCTTGCGATTGGTGCCTATGTGTCCCATGCGTGGATTGGTCTTTGGACAGTGTTTACTGACTATCTGACGGAATACATGCTGGGATCGATCGGTAACGTCGTGCGGCCGGTTCTGCAAATTGCAGTGGTATTGACCTTGGTGGTTTACGCCATCTGGGTAATTCAAGTTATTTGGGGATAA
- a CDS encoding succinate dehydrogenase, cytochrome b556 subunit (PFAM: Succinate dehydrogenase/Fumarate reductase transmembrane subunit~TIGRFAM: succinate dehydrogenase, cytochrome b556 subunit): MKPRGSKDSRPVNLDISTIKLPITAWASISHRVTGVLLFVSSLLMVWALDMSLSSQESFDALVTILNSSVAKVVLWGFLVVFSYHALAGIRHLIMDMGVGEDFKGGALGARILFGAAAIAAVVWGVALW, from the coding sequence GTGAAACCACGCGGAAGTAAGGACAGCCGTCCTGTCAATTTAGACATCAGCACCATCAAGCTGCCAATCACAGCTTGGGCATCGATTTCTCACCGAGTTACAGGGGTGCTGCTGTTCGTATCAAGCCTATTAATGGTTTGGGCGTTGGATATGAGTCTCTCGTCGCAAGAGAGTTTCGATGCGCTGGTGACAATCCTGAACTCCTCGGTGGCCAAAGTTGTCTTGTGGGGCTTTTTGGTTGTGTTTTCGTATCACGCCCTCGCAGGTATCCGTCACCTCATTATGGACATGGGTGTTGGTGAAGACTTCAAAGGCGGGGCCCTAGGCGCTCGTATTCTTTTCGGTGCGGCCGCTATTGCCGCTGTGGTATGGGGAGTAGCGCTGTGGTAA
- a CDS encoding citrate synthase I, hexameric type (PFAM: Citrate synthase~TIGRFAM: citrate synthase I (hexameric type)): protein MTSKTAKLSIPQSDNTTLDIDLPVYEGSEGPDVVDVAKLTAQGHFTFDPGFTSTASCESKITYIDGEKGVLLHRGYPIEQLAEQSDYLETCYLLLNGELPNAEEKKAFVDMVTNHTMVHEQIRTFFNGFRRDAHPMAIMCGVVGALSAFYHDSTDISDPYHREVAAFRLIAKMPTIAAMSYKFSIGQPFMYPRNDLDYSSNFLHMVFGNPCEPTVISPTIARAMDRIFLLHADHEQNASTSTVRLAGSSQANPFACIAAGIAALWGPSHGGANEAVVKMLDEIGDVSRIDEFVAKAKDKNDPFRLMGFGHRVYKNFDPRAKVMKQAADEVLAELGIQDENLEIAKRLEEIALNDPYFIEKKLYPNVDFYSGIILKALGIPTSMFTVIFAVGRTVGWVAHWNEMIGGSYRIGRPRQLYTGYSARDFVPVEDR, encoded by the coding sequence ATGACAAGCAAGACGGCAAAACTCTCTATTCCACAGAGCGACAATACGACACTCGATATCGACTTGCCGGTCTACGAAGGCTCCGAAGGCCCCGATGTTGTCGATGTCGCAAAGCTGACGGCCCAAGGGCATTTCACGTTCGACCCCGGATTCACCTCGACCGCTTCCTGTGAGTCGAAAATCACCTACATTGATGGTGAAAAAGGTGTGCTCTTGCATCGCGGCTACCCCATCGAGCAGCTTGCGGAGCAATCTGACTACCTCGAGACCTGTTATCTGCTGTTAAATGGCGAACTCCCCAACGCAGAAGAGAAAAAAGCGTTCGTCGATATGGTGACGAACCACACTATGGTGCACGAGCAGATCAGAACCTTCTTTAACGGGTTCCGTCGCGACGCTCACCCAATGGCCATTATGTGTGGCGTTGTTGGCGCCCTGTCTGCGTTTTATCACGACTCCACTGATATATCGGATCCTTACCACCGCGAAGTCGCAGCGTTTCGTTTGATTGCAAAAATGCCGACCATCGCGGCAATGAGTTACAAGTTCTCGATCGGTCAGCCATTCATGTACCCACGCAACGATCTGGATTATTCGTCTAACTTCTTGCATATGGTGTTTGGCAACCCCTGCGAGCCAACCGTTATCTCGCCAACCATCGCCCGCGCGATGGACCGTATCTTCTTGCTCCACGCAGACCATGAGCAGAACGCGTCCACGTCGACTGTGCGTCTTGCAGGCTCGTCACAAGCCAACCCATTTGCGTGTATCGCAGCAGGTATTGCGGCGCTCTGGGGACCCTCTCACGGCGGCGCTAACGAAGCTGTCGTTAAGATGCTCGACGAGATCGGTGACGTGTCCCGTATTGATGAGTTCGTTGCTAAGGCCAAGGACAAGAACGACCCGTTCCGTTTGATGGGCTTCGGGCACCGGGTTTACAAAAATTTCGACCCACGTGCGAAAGTCATGAAGCAGGCAGCCGATGAAGTGCTCGCTGAGCTTGGCATTCAGGACGAAAACCTCGAGATCGCTAAGCGACTCGAAGAAATCGCCCTCAACGACCCGTACTTCATTGAGAAGAAACTCTATCCTAACGTTGACTTCTACTCCGGCATCATCCTAAAGGCGCTCGGAATCCCCACATCGATGTTCACTGTGATCTTCGCGGTAGGACGAACCGTAGGCTGGGTCGCTCACTGGAATGAAATGATTGGCGGTAGCTACAGAATCGGCCGTCCTCGTCAGCTTTACACCGGCTACTCTGCGCGTGACTTTGTTCCAGTAGAGGATCGATAA
- a CDS encoding 3-oxoacyl-(acyl-carrier-protein) synthase III (PFAM: 3-Oxoacyl-[acyl-carrier-protein (ACP)] synthase III C terminal; 3-Oxoacyl-[acyl-carrier-protein (ACP)] synthase III~TIGRFAM: 3-oxoacyl-(acyl-carrier-protein) synthase III) → MTGTNKRVAISGAGLFTPTESVSNEELVESFNAWVDLYNAENAEAIAAGELEAKGHSNVEFIEKASGIKSRFVMNKSGIIDPERMVPRLRPRSNDEPSVMCEMGVIAAKQAMEQANVTADDIDAVLVAASNMERAYPAMAIEVQAELGIKGFAFDMNVACSSATFGIQQAYDMVVSGSARRVLMVNPEICTGHLNFRDRDSHFIFGDVATAVVVEAVEGCRSTHAFEILDTKLQTIFSNNIRNNFGFLNRATEEGIGQVDKLFVQEGRKVFREVCPAVAEQITEQLQKMSIEPDALKRIWLHQANRNMNELIAKKVLGRAPSDAESPTILDEYANTSSAGSVIAFKKYNEDFQPGDLGVLSSFGAGYSIGSIVLKRI, encoded by the coding sequence ATGACAGGCACGAATAAGCGCGTTGCTATCTCCGGCGCGGGTCTTTTCACACCTACCGAATCGGTGAGCAACGAGGAATTAGTTGAATCGTTCAACGCCTGGGTCGATCTTTACAACGCCGAAAACGCCGAAGCTATCGCTGCAGGCGAGTTAGAGGCCAAAGGCCACTCCAACGTTGAATTCATTGAAAAAGCGTCGGGTATCAAATCACGCTTCGTGATGAACAAGTCAGGAATCATCGACCCTGAGCGGATGGTGCCACGCCTTCGCCCTCGCTCGAATGATGAGCCTTCGGTCATGTGCGAGATGGGCGTCATTGCCGCCAAGCAAGCCATGGAGCAAGCAAACGTCACTGCTGACGACATTGACGCAGTACTGGTCGCGGCATCAAACATGGAGCGGGCCTACCCCGCGATGGCTATCGAAGTTCAAGCTGAGCTGGGCATCAAAGGCTTTGCCTTTGATATGAATGTCGCCTGCTCGTCGGCAACATTTGGTATTCAACAAGCCTACGATATGGTCGTCTCTGGCAGCGCCCGGCGTGTACTGATGGTGAATCCCGAGATATGTACGGGACACCTCAATTTCCGTGATCGTGACTCTCACTTTATCTTCGGTGACGTCGCTACCGCTGTGGTGGTCGAAGCAGTCGAGGGGTGTCGGTCGACTCATGCCTTTGAGATTCTTGATACGAAGCTCCAGACGATCTTCAGTAATAACATCAGAAACAACTTCGGCTTTCTCAACCGAGCAACAGAAGAAGGCATTGGCCAAGTCGACAAATTGTTTGTGCAAGAGGGTCGCAAGGTCTTCCGTGAGGTCTGCCCTGCCGTCGCAGAGCAAATCACCGAGCAGCTTCAGAAGATGTCGATCGAACCCGATGCCCTAAAACGCATTTGGCTGCATCAAGCCAATCGTAATATGAACGAGCTGATTGCCAAGAAGGTCCTAGGCCGCGCGCCAAGTGATGCGGAATCACCTACTATCCTCGATGAGTATGCGAACACATCCTCAGCAGGCTCAGTGATTGCCTTCAAAAAGTACAACGAGGATTTTCAGCCCGGTGATCTCGGAGTACTGTCCTCCTTCGGTGCGGGCTACAGTATCGGCTCAATCGTCCTCAAGCGAATCTAA
- a CDS encoding histidinol-phosphate aminotransferase (PFAM: Aminotransferase class I and II~TIGRFAM: histidinol-phosphate aminotransferase), whose protein sequence is MSRFWSSTLNRLSPYVPGEQAQRSDVIKLNTNEHALPPSSAALEAGRSIDPERLRKYPDPHSKALTKAIAEFCDLAEDNVLVANGSDEILAFAWTAFLSDKEQQPAIPAMTYTFYPVWAKLLGKGLHRVSMREDLSIDLAVMASWSGPVVFPNPNAPTAMSVSLSDIEDLCASNSDRLVVIDEAYYGFGADTAAPLIEQFDNLLITRSFSKSHALAGLRVGYALGSPDLIEGLRRVKDSFNSYPVDAHAQAVATAAIADSDWFKQASATIVENRADLKSGLEALGFSVLPSEANFLLAAHPQHTGLQLTKKLREVGILVRSWSSEDLVPWVRITVGNKSQQQTLLAALKTIVDGA, encoded by the coding sequence ATGAGTCGCTTCTGGTCATCGACCCTTAACCGATTGTCCCCATACGTGCCTGGCGAGCAGGCACAGCGTAGCGATGTTATTAAGCTCAATACGAACGAGCACGCCTTGCCACCTTCGAGCGCAGCGCTTGAAGCGGGTAGGTCTATCGACCCTGAGCGGCTACGTAAGTACCCTGATCCACACTCAAAGGCGCTCACCAAAGCAATTGCAGAATTTTGCGACCTCGCTGAGGACAATGTTCTTGTAGCAAACGGCTCCGATGAGATCTTAGCCTTTGCCTGGACGGCGTTTCTCTCCGATAAGGAACAGCAGCCCGCCATTCCCGCAATGACCTATACCTTCTATCCCGTATGGGCAAAGTTACTGGGAAAAGGCCTGCATCGCGTGTCAATGAGGGAAGATCTATCGATCGACCTCGCAGTCATGGCGTCATGGTCTGGCCCTGTGGTGTTCCCCAATCCCAATGCGCCCACGGCGATGTCTGTCTCGTTGTCCGATATTGAAGACTTGTGCGCTTCTAATTCCGATCGTTTGGTGGTGATTGATGAGGCTTATTATGGCTTTGGCGCGGATACCGCGGCGCCGCTTATCGAGCAGTTTGATAATTTATTGATCACGCGCAGCTTCTCGAAGAGCCACGCATTGGCAGGTTTGAGAGTCGGTTATGCGCTAGGGTCACCAGATCTTATTGAAGGGCTCCGACGCGTAAAGGATTCGTTTAATTCATACCCCGTCGACGCACATGCGCAGGCGGTTGCTACGGCGGCAATCGCAGACTCCGACTGGTTTAAGCAGGCGTCAGCGACGATTGTTGAAAACCGAGCTGACCTGAAATCCGGCCTCGAAGCTCTTGGTTTTAGTGTCTTACCGTCCGAGGCTAATTTTTTACTCGCAGCACACCCCCAACATACGGGTCTTCAATTGACCAAGAAGCTCCGAGAGGTAGGTATTCTTGTGCGTAGTTGGTCCAGCGAGGACTTAGTGCCGTGGGTTCGGATTACGGTGGGTAATAAAAGCCAGCAGCAAACGCTACTGGCAGCCTTAAAAACGATCGTAGATGGAGCCTGA
- a CDS encoding phosphate uptake regulator, PhoU (PFAM: PhoU domain~TIGRFAM: phosphate transport system regulatory protein PhoU) — translation MDRLKPQRLHISAQFNAELVGVRNDLMTMGGLVESQIERAIDATLDGDSSLAEEAIDLDLEVNTLERSIDEQCTRILVLRQPAAGDLRLVLATIKVTNDLERIGDEAVKIGRQAISLTEEGAFEEAGARVRDIARQVNAMLKEALDSFARLQVNQAAAIILKDDDIDEAYVAAKDWLTSQIHANPASLEVSLAYLGILKSLERVGDHAANIAEQVIFLTRGVDVRHLDTLAVRDLVS, via the coding sequence ATGGATCGATTAAAACCACAGCGGTTGCACATTTCAGCCCAATTCAACGCTGAGTTGGTTGGTGTTCGGAATGACCTGATGACAATGGGCGGTCTTGTTGAGTCTCAAATCGAGCGCGCAATCGATGCGACCCTGGACGGCGATTCATCGCTTGCTGAGGAAGCGATCGATCTCGATCTTGAGGTCAATACGCTCGAGCGATCCATCGACGAACAGTGCACCCGTATTCTTGTTTTGAGGCAGCCTGCGGCCGGCGATCTCCGGCTCGTACTGGCGACGATCAAAGTGACCAATGACCTTGAGCGAATTGGTGATGAGGCGGTAAAAATTGGGCGCCAGGCCATATCGCTAACGGAAGAGGGGGCATTCGAAGAAGCGGGCGCTCGAGTTCGTGATATTGCGAGACAAGTAAACGCCATGTTGAAGGAAGCCTTGGACAGTTTTGCACGACTCCAAGTCAATCAAGCAGCGGCCATCATTCTCAAGGATGATGATATTGATGAAGCTTACGTTGCGGCTAAGGACTGGCTTACAAGCCAAATTCACGCAAATCCTGCTTCATTAGAGGTGTCACTCGCCTATCTAGGCATTTTGAAAAGCCTGGAGCGTGTCGGCGATCACGCCGCTAATATTGCCGAACAGGTGATCTTTTTAACCCGTGGTGTCGACGTTAGGCACTTGGACACGTTGGCTGTTCGTGACTTAGTCAGCTGA
- a CDS encoding phosphate ABC transporter, ATP-binding protein (PFAM: ABC transporter~TIGRFAM: phosphate ABC transporter, ATP-binding protein) has translation MATEEINPASDSESHRSILQIQDLSLGYKDNPSALKQISLEIPERSVTAIIGASGCGKSTLLRCLNRMNDLIDGVHYEGKILFSGSNILSAKTNVTALRRQIGMVFQRPNPFPKSIFDNVAYGLKLSGVKSQRRLEELVEQALRSAALWDEVKDRLTDSALKLSQGQQQRLVIARAIALEPRVLLLDEPASSLDPISTLRIEELIYELKHSYTIIIVTHNMQQAARVSDYTAFMNEGRLVEFGLTENVFTFPEKRETEDYITGRYG, from the coding sequence ATGGCAACCGAAGAAATAAATCCGGCAAGCGACAGCGAGTCGCACCGTTCGATCCTTCAGATACAAGACCTCTCATTGGGTTACAAAGATAATCCTTCAGCGCTCAAGCAGATTTCTTTAGAAATTCCTGAAAGGTCGGTGACCGCGATTATTGGCGCCAGTGGATGCGGTAAGTCTACATTACTGCGATGCCTAAATAGGATGAATGACCTGATTGATGGTGTGCATTACGAAGGAAAAATCCTTTTTTCTGGGTCAAATATTCTTAGCGCTAAAACCAACGTCACAGCACTGCGTCGGCAAATAGGGATGGTTTTTCAGCGGCCAAACCCGTTTCCAAAATCCATCTTCGACAATGTCGCTTATGGATTGAAGCTCAGTGGAGTCAAAAGTCAGCGCCGCTTGGAAGAGTTGGTAGAGCAAGCCCTACGATCAGCCGCGCTCTGGGACGAGGTGAAAGATCGCCTGACCGACTCTGCCTTGAAGCTATCTCAAGGTCAGCAGCAACGATTGGTGATAGCGCGGGCTATTGCGCTCGAGCCCCGGGTTCTCTTGCTTGATGAGCCGGCGTCCTCGCTGGATCCCATATCGACGCTACGAATTGAAGAACTGATATACGAACTGAAACATTCGTACACCATCATTATCGTTACTCACAACATGCAGCAGGCGGCAAGAGTTTCTGATTACACCGCCTTTATGAACGAGGGACGTCTCGTTGAATTTGGCCTAACAGAAAATGTGTTTACCTTCCCGGAAAAACGAGAGACAGAAGACTACATTACAGGGCGTTATGGCTAA
- a CDS encoding phosphate ABC transporter, permease protein PstA (PFAM: Binding-protein-dependent transport system inner membrane component~TIGRFAM: phosphate ABC transporter, permease protein PstA), whose product MVSDMQVALLSSSKRQLIGSRRDRVRSLAMIGLSASMVSVILLIASGLFLLLFVNSLEWLSVASNDRGISVVELISSLFLSGSDIGSGLSAIFPAIVGTLALVILMTLFVAPLGVATALYLTEYARQTWYTKLIRISITNLAGVPAIIYGVFGLGFFVYGLGGQVDELFFADRLPSPTFGTPGLLWAALTLALLNLPVVIVAVTEGLDALPNDLREASIALGATKGETVFRAVLPAALPSVFTGLILATARAAGEVAPLLLVGAVKFAPSLPFSARAPFIELEQKFMHVGFQLFDAVLFNRVEPGDLGWISTVALVLVILIFILNLIAVGFRTVILRRRVPVNPF is encoded by the coding sequence GTGGTGTCTGATATGCAAGTAGCGCTGCTATCGAGCAGCAAAAGGCAGTTGATAGGGTCACGCCGTGACCGAGTGCGCTCACTCGCGATGATTGGTCTCTCGGCGTCGATGGTTTCGGTCATCCTCCTGATCGCTAGCGGCTTGTTTCTACTTCTCTTTGTGAACTCCCTAGAGTGGTTGTCAGTCGCTTCTAACGACCGAGGAATATCTGTCGTTGAGTTGATATCCAGTCTTTTTTTAAGCGGCTCAGATATTGGTTCGGGATTGTCGGCTATTTTCCCCGCTATTGTTGGTACCTTAGCTCTAGTGATTCTGATGACGCTGTTTGTCGCGCCGCTTGGGGTCGCCACTGCGCTCTACCTCACTGAGTATGCGCGCCAAACCTGGTACACCAAATTGATCCGCATAAGCATTACCAACTTGGCCGGTGTGCCAGCGATTATTTACGGTGTTTTTGGTCTGGGCTTCTTTGTTTATGGTCTTGGGGGGCAGGTAGATGAGCTATTTTTTGCTGACCGCCTGCCAAGCCCCACCTTTGGTACACCTGGCTTATTGTGGGCAGCCTTGACGCTTGCACTGCTAAATCTGCCCGTTGTGATTGTGGCGGTGACAGAGGGCTTGGATGCACTCCCCAATGACCTGCGTGAGGCCAGTATTGCATTGGGCGCTACCAAGGGAGAAACCGTATTCAGAGCCGTATTGCCAGCTGCGTTGCCCAGCGTCTTTACCGGGCTGATTTTGGCAACCGCAAGAGCCGCGGGCGAAGTAGCACCTTTACTACTAGTAGGCGCTGTTAAGTTCGCACCCTCGCTGCCGTTCTCGGCGCGAGCGCCCTTTATTGAGCTAGAGCAAAAGTTTATGCACGTCGGGTTTCAATTATTTGATGCGGTTCTGTTCAATCGAGTTGAACCCGGAGACCTAGGCTGGATATCAACCGTTGCACTTGTTCTTGTGATTCTCATTTTCATACTGAATCTCATCGCAGTAGGGTTTCGCACCGTGATTCTGCGCAGACGAGTGCCGGTGAACCCGTTTTGA
- a CDS encoding ABC-type uncharacterized transport system, permease component (PFAM: Binding-protein-dependent transport system inner membrane component): MLAANWRDLRSALSGGAIRLAGFAVIFALLGMFVQMVTVAYPILAPSSLTEVAVSSALTEDALPTDEPVSKVRLDKSRLFPVPGNWRLYGKPGEPWFWIHEFTGFRIENTALPTEWVKATPVGRDRGLVLLTVDGLISHHHYLASKLAGDAPSTELVEQLFVSNDLFLLQGHPRLSVVAVASENNLIQLLDFRNPETPLSQSITFVPTALEWRSSTRLVVIGDRERRTFEFETTDIGGAWDRLISPVHYEGYEAPNYLWLPLPASEEAEPKYSIAPLLFGTFKAAFLALIFSVPLSLGAAIYVGFFMSEVQRGRIRPAIDMLTAFPTVVLGAIGLFWIAPNFERVLSALFGVVVLFPLLTTLAVFLLRSAGLRLVRLDALDDWPIKLLPLVLIILIFSCWVGLRGAGLLPGGSLAEFLAIRGITLNYFNSLLVGLVLGLAITPTIFSVAEEAIHSVPRNLSSGALALGSTPWQSYRDIVLPLAMPGMIAAVMIGFGRAAGETMILLILSGNTGVIDVSVFEGLRSVSASLALELPEAPRNSSHYFVLFVMGLLLFASTFAINTAAELIKDRVKARTRGV, translated from the coding sequence ATGCTTGCGGCTAATTGGAGGGACCTACGTTCAGCCCTATCGGGCGGCGCGATCCGTCTCGCGGGTTTTGCCGTTATCTTTGCGCTGCTCGGTATGTTCGTTCAAATGGTAACTGTTGCCTATCCGATTTTAGCACCGAGCTCGCTAACGGAGGTGGCGGTTAGTTCTGCGTTGACCGAGGATGCTCTGCCAACGGATGAGCCTGTTAGTAAAGTACGGCTCGACAAGAGTCGACTATTTCCTGTGCCTGGGAATTGGCGGCTTTACGGTAAGCCTGGTGAGCCGTGGTTCTGGATTCATGAGTTCACAGGATTCCGAATTGAGAATACCGCGCTACCTACCGAATGGGTAAAGGCCACTCCGGTGGGGCGAGATCGTGGGCTCGTATTACTCACCGTGGATGGCTTAATTAGCCACCACCACTACCTAGCATCAAAACTAGCGGGCGATGCACCCAGTACAGAGTTGGTCGAGCAGCTATTCGTTTCGAATGATTTGTTTTTACTTCAGGGTCATCCTCGGCTCTCGGTGGTTGCCGTTGCCAGTGAAAATAATCTGATCCAGTTACTGGATTTTCGAAACCCCGAAACGCCGCTGTCACAAAGCATCACATTTGTTCCAACAGCCCTGGAGTGGAGGTCGTCGACGCGTCTTGTCGTCATCGGAGACCGGGAGAGACGGACATTTGAGTTTGAGACCACCGATATTGGCGGGGCTTGGGATCGACTGATTAGCCCCGTGCATTACGAAGGGTACGAGGCACCGAACTATCTCTGGCTGCCACTCCCAGCCTCGGAAGAGGCGGAGCCCAAATACTCCATTGCGCCGCTACTATTTGGAACCTTCAAAGCCGCATTTCTTGCGCTTATCTTTTCCGTACCTCTCAGTCTTGGTGCCGCAATTTATGTTGGCTTTTTCATGTCTGAGGTGCAGCGAGGTCGTATTCGTCCCGCGATCGACATGTTGACTGCATTTCCAACGGTTGTTCTTGGTGCTATCGGTTTATTTTGGATTGCACCCAATTTTGAGCGTGTCTTATCTGCGCTTTTTGGTGTTGTCGTTTTATTCCCACTGCTGACAACACTCGCCGTATTTTTGCTACGCAGTGCTGGCCTACGATTAGTTAGATTAGATGCCCTTGATGACTGGCCTATAAAGCTCCTTCCTTTGGTATTGATTATTTTGATTTTCAGTTGCTGGGTAGGTCTCCGCGGTGCTGGATTGTTGCCCGGGGGATCCTTGGCAGAGTTTTTGGCGATCCGAGGTATTACTCTCAACTATTTCAACTCTTTGCTAGTTGGATTAGTCCTAGGCTTAGCCATAACGCCCACTATTTTTTCGGTTGCCGAGGAAGCAATACATTCGGTACCGCGAAACTTGTCCTCTGGTGCCCTAGCATTGGGTTCTACACCTTGGCAGAGCTACAGAGACATCGTTTTACCTCTGGCTATGCCCGGAATGATTGCTGCTGTGATGATCGGCTTTGGTCGGGCTGCAGGCGAGACAATGATCCTCCTGATACTGTCGGGAAATACGGGCGTCATTGACGTTAGCGTCTTTGAAGGACTGAGATCGGTAAGCGCCTCTCTGGCGTTAGAGCTACCAGAAGCGCCGAGAAACTCCTCTCATTACTTTGTGCTTTTTGTCATGGGGTTGCTCCTATTTGCGTCTACCTTCGCAATAAATACCGCTGCAGAACTCATTAAAGACCGCGTAAAAGCGAGAACACGTGGTGTCTGA
- a CDS encoding phosphate ABC transporter substrate-binding protein, PhoT family: MTDWTESFYAEHPAISVEIQAVGSAAAPPALQQGTANIGTMSRAMNQDERTAFLALRGFDPTEIALAEDAVVFITHPSNPMDAISDEMVARIFGMPGTCGTSGRVSRWSHLDPEHAFGGKAIQVFGRTATSGTYQYFRRAALCDGDPGVFINEVPGSSGVVNTIARLPYGLAYSPATHAESGVKVLNIIMRDGTVVSPIDKNYPFKRVLYMYTATALEVSKDSPECQFIKFIATPAGLSSLRTAGFRVPSEGQGLTIREAADACG, encoded by the coding sequence ATGACCGACTGGACTGAGTCCTTTTACGCGGAACATCCAGCAATCTCGGTAGAAATTCAGGCAGTTGGTTCAGCGGCAGCACCTCCAGCACTGCAACAAGGGACCGCAAATATCGGGACGATGAGCCGCGCTATGAATCAAGATGAGCGGACTGCATTTCTCGCGCTGAGGGGCTTTGACCCTACAGAAATAGCACTTGCTGAAGATGCGGTAGTTTTCATCACTCACCCGTCTAATCCAATGGATGCCATTTCAGACGAGATGGTCGCACGGATTTTTGGGATGCCAGGCACCTGCGGGACGAGTGGACGAGTTTCCCGTTGGAGCCACTTGGATCCCGAGCACGCCTTTGGCGGAAAAGCGATTCAGGTATTTGGTCGCACTGCGACATCGGGTACCTATCAGTACTTTCGACGCGCAGCATTATGTGATGGTGATCCGGGTGTGTTTATCAATGAGGTTCCAGGTAGTAGTGGTGTAGTCAATACGATTGCGAGGTTGCCATACGGGCTTGCATATTCTCCAGCAACGCACGCCGAGAGCGGCGTGAAGGTGCTCAACATCATCATGCGCGATGGTACTGTTGTGTCGCCCATCGATAAAAATTACCCCTTCAAGCGCGTGCTCTACATGTACACGGCAACCGCCTTAGAGGTATCCAAAGACTCTCCCGAGTGCCAATTCATCAAGTTCATTGCCACCCCAGCAGGGCTGTCATCGCTGCGAACTGCTGGATTTCGTGTTCCCAGCGAGGGTCAAGGCTTAACCATTAGAGAGGCTGCTGATGCTTGCGGCTAA